The Myxococcales bacterium genomic sequence GGGACCCTTGCGCGTCTGCGTGTCGACCGCGCCGATCGGGCGTGGCTTCACGAACGCGGGGGAACCGGTCTGAGTGGTGGCCTCGCTTCGGCGCACGTCGTGCTCCTCGGCTGTGGCTCTCTGGGAGCAGGTGTGGCAGGCCTTTTGGCCCGCGCCGGAGTGGGCAAGCTGACGCTCATCGATCCCGACACTCTGAGTTGGGACAATGTGGCTCGACACGCGCTCGGAGGCGACTCGATCGGGCGTCCCAAAGCGCTTGCGGTTGCGGCGAGCCTGCGCTCTCATCTGCCGACGACACCCGAGGTCGTGGGACTTGCAGAGCGTTGGCAGGAGGTCGCTGCGCGCAGCCCGGATCGCCTCGAGGCCGATGTCATCGTGAGCACGATGGCCGCGTGGCCCGATGAATTGGCTCTCGCCGAGTGGCTTCGACCACGCAAAACGCCTCTGGTGCTCGGTTGGCTCGAGCCCGAGGCGGCTGCGGCGCATGCGATGCTCTCGAACCCAGGTTGTCTGGCGTGTAGTTTCTGGCCGTCGGGAGCTTTCCGCCACCCCGTCGCCTTGCCAACGAAATCCTCGGCGCGCCTGGCCGATGGGTGCCACGAGCACTATCTGCCTTATGGGTACGTCGATGTCGTGGCGGCACAGGCTTTGGTCACCCGTCTGGTCATCGATGTCATCGAACGCAAGGTGACGAGGTCGACCCACGTCGCCTGGGTGCCCACGCCCCGGGAGCTCGAGGCTCTTGGCGCCGAAGCCTCGCGCGACACCCGCGACAGCCATGTGGGCGCTCTCCCTTCGGTGAGCAAATCGGAGGTGCGCCGGGACCTGCCCAAAGACCCGACCTGTTGGCTCTGCGCCGGGGGAGGATAGTTCGTTTTGTCGTTCGTCCCTCCCCTTCTCCACTACTGCTGGTTCGGCTCGGGTCCCGAGCCTCACGCCGACTTCCGAAAAGGGTGGCGGTTGCTTCACCCGGGCAGCACGGTCATGCGCTGGGACGAAACGAACGCTCCCCTCGAGCATCCCTATCTCCGCAGAGTCTTGAGAGAGCGCAGCTATTCGAAGGCCGCAGACTTCATGCGGCTGTGGCTGATGGTGAACTACGGGGGCATCTACCTCGACGCCGACGTGGAGTGTGTGCGGTCGCTCGATTCCCTGCGCGACCGTCCCTTTTTCGTCGGGTTCCAACGCGAGGCGGGCTTCGACCCACTCGAAAGCGTGAATTCAGCCGTTTTGGGGGCGTGCCGGGGTCACTGGGGCGCTTCCGAGCTGCTCCGTCGGCTTCTTGCTGGTGACGACGGAAGCCAGGCCCCCATGGAATCGGGGCCACGCCTCGTGAGCCGCCTCCTCGTCGAATTGGGCCTCGCGTATGCGGACGAAGAAGTCTGTTTGCGTTCACCCACCGGTGAGAGCATTCACGTCATGCCACGACGAGCCTTTTATCCTTACTCTTGGGTCGAGGACGCCGATCGTACGCTTGTTGGTCCCGACACATTCGCGATTCATCATTGGGACGGAAGTTGGGTCGCGGCCTGGAGAGCGTCACGTATCCAACGCGTGAAGCGTATGTCGGAGACGGCGTCTCAGCTCCTCGAAGTTGGCGATGCGGTGGTGCAGGGGCCGAGTTCCCTGCTTCCTCAGCAGTAGGGGCAGGGATTGGCATGGAAGCTCAAGGAAGGTCTGAACGTCAGACAAAGACCGGCTGAAGTCACGGACCAGTCTTTCGTACGAAAGATCCAAGACGTCGTGTTTGCAAAAGGCTTGCCGTACCCAAGCATTGTGAACCTGCACTTTGTCCAAGAACGCGAGGCACGCCTCCGGGTCGACGTGAACGGGAGTCGGGGTGGGCGCGGGCGGCTCGTCGAGTTCGACGTGCCACTTCCCCGTCGCTTCGGCTTCGCAGAGCGATACAAAGGCTTCAACCCCCTGGGCGCGGCTCAGGTGGACGATGCGGATCCTGGGTTCGTCAATCAAGTACTGCCAGGCCGTTGCAGCAGGTTTCTCCCGTGCCTGGAAGTAGAAGAGCTTGAACCCAATGGCCAAGAGATCTTCGTCGTCACGGGCATGGAATACATGAGTCCTGAGGTAAGCCGCACCGTCCATCCCGTTCTCGTAGCTCGCGAAGAGCCCTCCCAGCTGCGAGCGTCGTTCCTCAGGCTCGTCTTGAAAGATCTCACCAAATGCCTGCACCCCAGGGTGTTCGCGAAGCGCGTTCAGCAGGAGTGTAGACCCGCTTCTCGGGTGACCGAGAAGGACGAAGTGAACCTTGGCTTTCGACGTGTCCGGGTGGTTCATGTCCCCAGGTCCCGTGGTGAGCTCAGGAGGGGGGCGCGAAGGCTCGCCAGGTTGCTGAGGTCGATGTCTGGATCTCCCAAGGAAGGATCGGCAAGTACGCGGAGAAAGGCAGCGTGTAGCGGGTGTGTCTCGAGATGAACCGACCGTTTCTGGGCTTCGTCTTCGTCGAAGGTGCCTGGCCAGTGAATGAACTTCATGAACAACACGGTCGAGCACCCCATCTCGCGAGCCAGCTGGACGAAGGCGGGCATCTCGTGGAAGTTGTTGGTCTGAACGACGAAGCTGATCTCGAGGAAATCCAGAATGCCCTCGCGGTGCAGCCCCCCGAGAAACGCGAGGTTGCGTCGTAGCTTGAGGAAGCTGCCCCCCCGGTTCACCTTGTAGGTCTCGGGCGTCGCAGCATCCACAGATATCGAGACCCCGGATATGGCACCGTGGGCGGAGGCGAAAGACGCCCACATGTCGGCGTCGAGCGTGAGCCCATTGGTCATGAGCAAGATCTTCACGCCGGGGTGAACGGAGGCGTCGAAGGTTCGGAGGAATTGTCTGTAGAGGCGGCTCGCGATGGCGTCGCCATGTCCCGTCACGATGACGGTGCGAGCGGTTCCCAAGAAGGCCTCGAGCACGATCTTTTGTGTCACCGCCGCATTCTCGAACGCTGAACCTTCCAAGGAGATGAAATCGCTCCGACAGGTCGGGCACCTTAAGTTGCACGTAGGGTCGTATCCAAGGCTGAGTGTTGCCGGCGGATTCGCGAGAATGGTTGCACCCGTTCGCACCCAGGCCTGGTGGGTTTGCGCGCGAACCTTCTCGAGAGGAACCAGGGACCCGCGCACGAGATCTGGGCACTGCGCACGGTCGCAGTACCGGTAGCTTCCATCGAGGACGGATTCGCGGATCGCCTCTGCCGTCTGCGAATTCCATTGCTCTTGAAGGTTGCCTTCCCGCACGTCACCGATCGGCGTGGGGAGCCAGTCTTCGCAACAAACGCGCAGCTTTCCCTTGGCGTCGACTCCCAGGAACTCGAAAGGCCGGGGGCAGAAGCCCGGGTGAGTCTCCCGGGCAGATGGGCTCGCCTGGAGCGGGGGAAGCAGGGCCTCGTAGGGCGTGGCTCGAAAGCGGTCCCGAAGGGCTTGCAGGTTGACCACCTGTTCATGGAGAGGTCTCCTGAGGAGAGGCGCTTGAGGGGGCTCTACAGGGGCAGACCCGGGGGCTTGTAGAAAAGCGAGCACGTCCGCAATCGTTGGCCCGTATCTGTCGCGAAGGCCACGTTCGTACCCAAGTTCGAGGAACGCGTGGTGCCGAAAGGCTCGCCTTGCCCAGCTCCGTTGCGCCGTGACGCGATCGAAGTAAGCCGAAAGTTCCTCCGGATCGATCTCGAACGGCTCGACCGGCGGGGGGAGCGGCGCGCCTCTTGAACGCGTCCACACACCGCTTCGGCGCGCAACTTCATACGACACCCATGCGGCGAGGAGGTCTCGTCGAACGAGGTGAACGACCGCAATCTCCCGGTGCTCGACGAGGTAGTCCCAAGCCGAGGCGATGGGCCCGATGCGGGCTTGTTCGTAAAAGAGCTTGAATCCTGTCGTGCGCTCGCCGGCGAAAAAGGACTGGAGAAACGCGGAGCCCTCTTGTCCGTCAGCAATCGGTGTGACCTCCCCGAAGGTGTGCTCGCGGCGAACGTCGGGCTCGTCGTGAAGAAGCTCGCCGTACGCGGCGACCCCTGCACCCCTCAACGCCTCAACGAGCAACGTCGAGCCCGAGCGGCCGCTCGTGAGGATCACGAAGTGTTGCTTTCCCATCAACCGCCGCCATATTCCGACGCTCGTCAGAGCAAGTAAAGTCTCAAGGCGATAGCGCAGTGCGCCGCGTTGTGTCGCCGGCTGGGGCGTCGTTGGCTTGGCTGCCATGCAGAGGCGTAGTACTTTCAAGAGCCGGATCCCATCGAACGTGACTGACACTTGGGTCGTGACGACGTACTTCAATCCTTGTCGATACGCGACGAGGTATGCGAATTTTGTGGCGTTCCTAAAGGGTATGGAAGCGGTTGGGGCCAACGTATTGGTTGTGGAACTCACAGAAGGTGTTTCCGAGGTCCTCCCACACG encodes the following:
- a CDS encoding SPASM domain-containing protein yields the protein MGKQHFVILTSGRSGSTLLVEALRGAGVAAYGELLHDEPDVRREHTFGEVTPIADGQEGSAFLQSFFAGERTTGFKLFYEQARIGPIASAWDYLVEHREIAVVHLVRRDLLAAWVSYEVARRSGVWTRSRGAPLPPPVEPFEIDPEELSAYFDRVTAQRSWARRAFRHHAFLELGYERGLRDRYGPTIADVLAFLQAPGSAPVEPPQAPLLRRPLHEQVVNLQALRDRFRATPYEALLPPLQASPSARETHPGFCPRPFEFLGVDAKGKLRVCCEDWLPTPIGDVREGNLQEQWNSQTAEAIRESVLDGSYRYCDRAQCPDLVRGSLVPLEKVRAQTHQAWVRTGATILANPPATLSLGYDPTCNLRCPTCRSDFISLEGSAFENAAVTQKIVLEAFLGTARTVIVTGHGDAIASRLYRQFLRTFDASVHPGVKILLMTNGLTLDADMWASFASAHGAISGVSISVDAATPETYKVNRGGSFLKLRRNLAFLGGLHREGILDFLEISFVVQTNNFHEMPAFVQLAREMGCSTVLFMKFIHWPGTFDEDEAQKRSVHLETHPLHAAFLRVLADPSLGDPDIDLSNLASLRAPLLSSPRDLGT
- a CDS encoding sulfotransferase, coding for MNHPDTSKAKVHFVLLGHPRSGSTLLLNALREHPGVQAFGEIFQDEPEERRSQLGGLFASYENGMDGAAYLRTHVFHARDDEDLLAIGFKLFYFQAREKPAATAWQYLIDEPRIRIVHLSRAQGVEAFVSLCEAEATGKWHVELDEPPAPTPTPVHVDPEACLAFLDKVQVHNAWVRQAFCKHDVLDLSYERLVRDFSRSLSDVQTFLELPCQSLPLLLRKQGTRPLHHRIANFEELRRRLRHTLHALDT
- a CDS encoding ThiF family adenylyltransferase; the protein is MVAVVRSEEGTLARLRVDRADRAWLHERGGTGLSGGLASAHVVLLGCGSLGAGVAGLLARAGVGKLTLIDPDTLSWDNVARHALGGDSIGRPKALAVAASLRSHLPTTPEVVGLAERWQEVAARSPDRLEADVIVSTMAAWPDELALAEWLRPRKTPLVLGWLEPEAAAAHAMLSNPGCLACSFWPSGAFRHPVALPTKSSARLADGCHEHYLPYGYVDVVAAQALVTRLVIDVIERKVTRSTHVAWVPTPRELEALGAEASRDTRDSHVGALPSVSKSEVRRDLPKDPTCWLCAGGG